One stretch of Campylobacter sp. CCS1377 DNA includes these proteins:
- the rpoD gene encoding RNA polymerase sigma factor RpoD, protein MADKQIDELEELFKENAKDYVTYEKLVKFLAKVPTTSTAKKVQSLMKKYNVKLYSSAEIAKMKNIEEAKKLQEEKQKLQDISLENEFDLANENDLLEWSRSDSPVRMYLREMGQIALLSKDEEIEISKRIELGEDIIIDAFCSVPYLIDFILDYKEPLINRERRVKELFKSFEDEEKNDDKLDEEDVDEENEELEDVDEENEESKKNTKLPNKKEDERTLKVIEKFKALEKAKKDWLKISKEIGKESDDELLNKLSITFKKNILKEKLMDLGPTSKLISEIVKSMETALKSDDEFDKELKRLEYRLPMFSEELKTRHANILKDITKLSKEEISELALETTMVSTYMEIKKLFQTKEASQNSFDLEKDALKEILEQIKRGKNISDDAKARMAKSNLRLVVSIAKRYTNRGLPFLDLIQEGNIGLMKAVDKFEYKRGYKFSTYATWWIRQAISRAIADQARTIRIPIHMIETINQINKIIREHLQKDGKEPDVSVIAQEVGLSIDKVKQVIKITKEPISLEAPIGAEEDGKFGDFVEDRNSLSPMDHILKDDLKEQIDDVLDQLNDREKAVIRMRFGLMDDESDRTLEEIGKELNVTRERVRQIESSAIKKLKHPKVGRKLKNYIEGWK, encoded by the coding sequence ATGGCAGATAAGCAAATTGATGAATTAGAAGAACTTTTTAAAGAAAATGCGAAAGACTATGTTACTTATGAAAAATTAGTAAAATTTTTAGCTAAAGTTCCAACAACTAGCACAGCAAAAAAAGTTCAAAGCTTAATGAAAAAATACAATGTTAAACTTTATTCATCTGCTGAAATCGCCAAAATGAAAAATATAGAAGAGGCAAAAAAACTCCAAGAAGAAAAACAAAAATTACAAGATATCAGTTTAGAAAATGAATTTGATCTTGCCAATGAAAACGATCTTTTGGAGTGGAGTCGCTCAGATTCTCCTGTGAGAATGTATTTAAGAGAAATGGGGCAAATTGCCTTGCTTAGTAAAGATGAAGAAATTGAAATTTCAAAAAGAATAGAACTTGGAGAAGATATAATTATCGATGCATTTTGTTCTGTGCCTTATTTGATTGATTTTATTTTAGATTATAAAGAACCTTTAATTAATCGTGAAAGACGCGTTAAAGAGCTTTTTAAAAGTTTTGAAGATGAAGAAAAAAATGATGACAAACTCGATGAAGAAGATGTTGATGAGGAAAATGAAGAGCTTGAAGATGTTGATGAGGAAAATGAAGAAAGCAAAAAAAATACAAAACTTCCAAACAAAAAAGAAGATGAAAGAACGCTAAAAGTCATAGAAAAATTTAAAGCCTTAGAAAAAGCAAAAAAAGATTGGTTAAAAATTTCCAAAGAAATAGGCAAAGAAAGCGACGATGAACTTTTAAATAAACTCAGCATTACCTTTAAGAAAAACATACTAAAAGAAAAATTAATGGATCTTGGTCCGACTTCTAAACTCATTTCTGAAATAGTGAAATCTATGGAAACTGCGCTGAAAAGCGATGATGAATTTGATAAAGAGCTTAAGCGCTTAGAATATCGCTTACCAATGTTTTCAGAAGAACTCAAAACACGCCATGCAAATATTCTAAAAGATATTACCAAACTTAGCAAAGAAGAAATTTCAGAATTAGCCTTAGAGACAACTATGGTTAGCACTTATATGGAGATTAAAAAACTTTTCCAAACCAAAGAAGCAAGTCAAAATTCTTTTGACTTAGAAAAAGACGCCTTAAAAGAAATTTTAGAGCAAATCAAAAGGGGTAAAAATATCTCAGACGATGCAAAAGCTAGGATGGCAAAGTCAAATTTGCGTCTTGTTGTAAGTATAGCCAAGCGCTACACAAATCGTGGATTGCCGTTTTTAGATCTTATCCAAGAAGGTAATATCGGCCTTATGAAAGCGGTTGATAAATTTGAGTATAAAAGAGGTTATAAATTTTCAACCTACGCAACTTGGTGGATCAGACAAGCGATTTCAAGAGCAATTGCTGATCAAGCAAGAACTATAAGAATTCCAATTCATATGATAGAAACAATCAATCAAATCAATAAAATCATAAGAGAACATTTGCAAAAAGATGGCAAAGAACCCGATGTTAGCGTTATAGCACAAGAAGTAGGTTTGAGTATTGATAAAGTAAAACAAGTTATTAAAATCACTAAAGAACCGATTTCACTAGAAGCGCCTATAGGTGCTGAAGAGGATGGAAAATTTGGAGATTTTGTGGAAGACAGAAATTCGCTTTCGCCAATGGATCATATTTTAAAAGATGATTTAAAAGAGCAAATTGATGATGTGCTAGATCAACTTAATGATAGAGAGAAAGCCGTTATTCGTATGCGTTTTGGTTTGATGGATGATGAAAGCGATAGAACTTTAGAAGAAATTGGCAAAGAACTTAATGTAACGCGAGAGAGAGTAAGGCAAATTGAAAGTTCTGCGATAAAAAAACTAAAACATCCAAAAGTAGGAAGAAAGCTTAAAAACTACATTGAAGGCTGGAAATAA
- the hypA gene encoding hydrogenase maturation nickel metallochaperone HypA, which translates to MHELSIVESLIELCEENALNNNAKSVQEIYVKIGRLSGIEVVLFKRCFETFRENSALCKNAKLFIELAPLEILCLKCDVLSILEENVFKCPKCQSVEYKITQGQDLHLMRLVME; encoded by the coding sequence ATGCACGAACTCAGTATTGTAGAGTCTTTAATAGAGCTTTGTGAAGAAAATGCCTTAAATAACAATGCTAAAAGCGTGCAAGAAATTTATGTAAAAATAGGGCGTTTAAGTGGTATAGAAGTAGTTCTTTTTAAGCGTTGTTTTGAAACCTTTAGAGAAAATTCAGCACTTTGCAAAAATGCTAAGCTTTTTATAGAGCTTGCGCCGCTTGAAATTTTATGCTTAAAATGTGATGTGCTTAGCATTTTAGAAGAAAATGTTTTTAAATGCCCAAAATGTCAAAGCGTGGAGTATAAAATCACCCAAGGACAGGACTTACACTTAATGCGACTTGTGATGGAGTGA
- the hypE gene encoding hydrogenase expression/formation protein HypE, protein MKNISLAHGGGGEEMSELLNKVFKLFDNEILSATNDAAILGNLALSTDSFVLSPVILDDEINIGKLCVCGSINDVLMVGAKPKYLSLGLILEEGLEIQKLEIILKSIKEECDKCSVMLVCGDTKVVPKGKGDEIYINTTALGEIIAKKETKNIKAGLSVLVSGDIGRHGASVLIKRNNLEASIKSDCKALDKEVLELLENGVKVVAMRDATRGGLSAVLNEWAKQSGNDFLIFEEKIKIQDEVLGLCELFGYEPYELANEGTFILCVEKEDEIKALEILQKYNENASIIGEVLEEKKARVILQNAYGAKRFLESPKGELLPRIC, encoded by the coding sequence ATGAAAAATATTTCTTTAGCCCATGGGGGTGGCGGAGAAGAAATGAGTGAGCTTTTAAACAAAGTTTTTAAGCTTTTTGATAATGAAATTTTAAGTGCCACAAATGACGCGGCGATTTTGGGAAATTTGGCATTAAGTACGGATTCTTTTGTATTAAGTCCTGTGATTTTAGATGATGAAATAAATATAGGAAAGCTTTGTGTTTGTGGCTCGATAAATGATGTTTTAATGGTGGGTGCAAAGCCAAAATACCTTAGTTTGGGACTCATCTTAGAAGAAGGTTTGGAAATTCAAAAATTAGAAATAATTTTAAAAAGTATCAAAGAAGAATGCGATAAATGCAGTGTAATGCTAGTATGTGGCGATACTAAAGTCGTACCAAAAGGTAAGGGCGATGAAATTTATATCAACACCACAGCGCTTGGCGAAATTATCGCCAAGAAAGAGACTAAGAACATTAAAGCAGGGCTTAGTGTGCTAGTTTCTGGCGATATAGGAAGACATGGGGCTAGTGTTTTAATCAAAAGAAATAATCTAGAAGCGAGTATAAAAAGTGATTGTAAGGCTTTAGATAAAGAAGTTTTAGAGCTTTTAGAAAATGGTGTTAAAGTCGTAGCTATGCGTGATGCGACGCGCGGGGGTTTGAGCGCGGTTTTAAACGAGTGGGCGAAGCAAAGTGGGAATGATTTTTTAATTTTTGAAGAAAAGATAAAAATACAAGATGAAGTTTTGGGGCTTTGTGAGCTTTTTGGTTATGAGCCTTATGAATTAGCAAATGAAGGCACTTTCATACTTTGTGTGGAAAAAGAAGATGAGATAAAAGCTTTAGAAATTTTGCAAAAATACAATGAAAATGCAAGTATTATTGGTGAAGTTTTAGAAGAAAAAAAAGCACGCGTGATTTTACAAAATGCTTATGGAGCTAAACGCTTTTTAGAAAGCCCAAAAGGCGAACTTTTACCGAGAATTTGCTAA
- the hypD gene encoding hydrogenase formation protein HypD: MNFIDEFRDKESILALKKLIKKEVKSPINIMEICGGHTHSIMKYALPSILPKEINFIHGPGCPVCVMPRERIDTAIKLASMSNSIFCTLGDLLRVPGSENSLLDLRAKGADVRALYTPLEVLEIAKQNPSKNIIFFAIGFETTTPMSALLLEKVIEQNLKNAFFHINHISVPEPIEAIMSDENVKINAFLGPSHVSVITGCGIYVPLAAKFKTPIAVSGFEPVDILESVLNIVRQINENKSQVFNQYKRAVSEKGNVKAQNLVKKYFEKCDFEFRGLGLIKNGGLRLKDEFSAFDASKKFDCAVQSKNESKACICGQILRGLAKPYDCKVFGKACTPKSPIGSCMVSGEGACAAYYKYSKVNA; encoded by the coding sequence ATGAATTTCATCGATGAATTTAGAGATAAAGAAAGCATTTTAGCTTTAAAAAAGCTTATAAAAAAAGAAGTTAAAAGCCCTATTAATATCATGGAAATTTGTGGCGGACACACGCATAGCATTATGAAATACGCTTTGCCTTCCATTTTACCAAAGGAGATTAATTTTATCCATGGGCCAGGTTGTCCAGTTTGTGTAATGCCAAGAGAGCGTATTGATACAGCCATAAAGCTTGCTTCTATGTCAAATAGTATTTTTTGCACTTTAGGAGATCTTTTAAGAGTGCCAGGAAGTGAGAATTCATTGCTTGATTTAAGGGCAAAAGGAGCTGATGTAAGAGCACTTTATACCCCGCTTGAGGTTTTGGAAATTGCTAAGCAAAATCCTAGCAAAAATATCATCTTTTTTGCCATAGGTTTTGAAACAACAACGCCTATGAGTGCTTTACTTCTTGAAAAAGTGATAGAACAAAACTTAAAAAATGCCTTTTTTCATATCAACCACATTAGCGTTCCAGAGCCAATAGAAGCGATAATGAGTGATGAAAATGTAAAAATCAATGCTTTTTTAGGACCTTCTCATGTGAGCGTGATTACGGGTTGTGGAATTTATGTGCCTTTAGCGGCTAAGTTTAAAACTCCTATCGCGGTGAGTGGTTTTGAACCGGTTGATATTTTAGAAAGTGTTTTAAATATAGTAAGACAGATTAATGAAAATAAATCCCAAGTTTTTAATCAATACAAAAGAGCAGTAAGCGAAAAAGGCAATGTAAAAGCACAAAATTTGGTCAAAAAATACTTCGAAAAATGTGATTTTGAATTCCGCGGTTTAGGACTTATAAAAAATGGTGGACTTAGATTAAAAGATGAATTTAGTGCTTTTGATGCGAGTAAAAAATTTGATTGTGCGGTGCAAAGCAAAAATGAAAGTAAAGCTTGTATTTGCGGACAAATTTTAAGAGGTTTGGCAAAGCCTTATGATTGTAAAGTTTTTGGCAAAGCTTGCACTCCAAAAAGTCCTATAGGAAGTTGTATGGTTTCAGGCGAGGGGGCATGTGCGGCTTATTATAAATATTCAAAGGTGAATGCATGA
- a CDS encoding HypC/HybG/HupF family hydrogenase formation chaperone gives MCLSIPSEILEIDEFNNALVQTLGVKRKVNLDLIDEPLTKGDYVLIHVGVAMEKIDKEAALESIKTYQEIVEKMNSGEIKENEGDLGLNEFHR, from the coding sequence ATGTGTTTATCTATACCATCTGAAATTTTAGAAATTGATGAGTTTAATAATGCCTTAGTGCAAACCTTAGGCGTAAAAAGAAAAGTGAATTTAGATCTTATTGATGAGCCTTTAACAAAGGGCGATTATGTGTTAATCCATGTGGGCGTTGCTATGGAAAAAATCGATAAAGAGGCTGCATTAGAGAGTATTAAAACCTACCAAGAAATAGTAGAAAAAATGAATAGTGGAGAAATAAAAGAAAATGAAGGGGATTTGGGTTTAAATGAATTTCATCGATGA
- the hypB gene encoding hydrogenase nickel incorporation protein HypB has translation MCKDCGCSINSSHTHEHTHSHDHHAHTHENPSLKESKTIEVISKILSKNDEQAKHNREHFNEANVLCINLMSSPGSGKTTLLESTIKTLKDELKIAVIEGDLETNNDALRIKNAGAPSYQITTGQSCHLDAFMVHEALHHLAIDDTDLLFIENVGNLVCPASYDLGEHLNVVLLSVTEGSDKPQKYPVMFKKADIVLITKADLAHHFDFDMKEATKFVKELSPRADIIAIDAKNGTNMELWYKLLKLKKELF, from the coding sequence ATGTGTAAAGATTGTGGTTGTTCTATCAATTCAAGTCACACGCACGAGCATACTCACTCGCATGATCATCATGCGCATACTCACGAAAATCCAAGCTTAAAAGAAAGTAAAACCATAGAAGTAATTTCTAAAATTTTAAGCAAAAACGACGAACAAGCAAAGCATAATAGAGAGCATTTTAATGAAGCAAATGTGCTTTGCATTAACCTAATGAGTTCCCCAGGAAGTGGAAAAACCACACTTTTAGAAAGCACTATAAAAACTTTAAAAGATGAGCTTAAAATCGCGGTGATTGAAGGGGATTTAGAAACCAATAATGATGCTTTAAGAATTAAAAACGCAGGGGCTCCCTCTTATCAGATCACCACGGGACAAAGTTGTCATTTAGATGCTTTTATGGTTCATGAAGCTTTACATCACTTAGCCATTGATGATACAGATTTGCTTTTTATCGAAAATGTAGGCAATTTAGTTTGTCCTGCAAGCTATGATTTAGGAGAGCATTTAAATGTGGTTTTGCTTTCAGTAACCGAAGGTAGCGATAAACCACAAAAATATCCTGTAATGTTTAAAAAAGCAGATATTGTGTTAATCACAAAGGCTGATTTAGCGCACCATTTTGACTTTGACATGAAAGAAGCAACTAAATTTGTAAAAGAGCTAAGCCCTAGAGCTGATATTATCGCAATTGATGCTAAAAATGGCACCAATATGGAGCTTTGGTATAAATTGCTTAAACTTAAAAAGGAGCTTTTTTAA
- the hypF gene encoding carbamoyltransferase HypF codes for MCHFGYKIRISGLVQGVGFRPKVYELALNLKFFGEVKNDGFGVEIVLSCTKEKCEKFIFLLKENLPPLARIDSIEISQVKLKKYTNFSIENSLSNAKSVPMLSDFALCNECKKEFFDKKNKRFLYPFITCTHCGPRFSIIKNLPYDRANTTMEKLPMCEFCKSEYEDPKNRRFHAQPISCPKCKIDIFLKNKKGEVLAHDEKAFKKCAKLLKQGKILAIKGMGGFHLMCDAFNENALKELRLRKNRPKKPFALMCENIDEAKKLCFIDENEEKLLKSILAPIVILKAKKAFSLIAPDVDKLGITLAYTPLHLLLFKHFKGVLVATSANLSGESIIKDEKNLLLKLGNVFDFYLDYNREIHNASDDSIVQVIDGKTMFLRTSRGLNPMYLDFKSEKKGTFLALGAELKNEFVIFYENKLLLSPYIGDLKSVDVYERFFSLLDFFKQSYDLKFDQILCDKHPNFSYAKEFQNTYKIQHHYAHFCAVYFEYEKEFIKDEKALGFIFDGTGYGDDKSIWGGEIFKANLKEYERIAHFKSFKLINSDIKNIQNLALSLIWAYDLEEKASHFLAKIPKIKLENLKKIYESSTLQTSSLGRIIDAFGSIVFDIEKISYEAQIGLMCEAFYDENLNFSYEILIKDGEIDFKELIIGALKDDKIKAITGMFNALANFIVEFSKNYDLKVLLSGGVFQNKTLLEILKAKNFNFFVPLKFPCNDSSIALGQMVHFLKKD; via the coding sequence ATGTGCCACTTTGGATATAAGATAAGAATTTCTGGGCTTGTTCAAGGGGTAGGATTTCGCCCAAAAGTTTATGAACTTGCCTTAAATTTAAAGTTTTTTGGAGAGGTTAAAAATGATGGTTTTGGTGTGGAGATTGTTCTTTCTTGCACCAAAGAAAAATGCGAAAAATTTATTTTTTTGTTAAAAGAAAATTTACCCCCTTTAGCAAGGATAGATAGCATTGAAATTTCACAAGTAAAGCTAAAAAAATACACAAATTTTAGTATAGAAAATTCGCTTTCTAATGCTAAAAGTGTGCCAATGCTTAGTGATTTTGCACTTTGCAATGAGTGTAAAAAAGAATTTTTTGATAAAAAAAATAAGCGTTTTTTGTATCCTTTTATTACTTGTACGCATTGCGGGCCAAGATTTAGCATTATAAAAAACCTTCCTTATGATAGAGCAAATACGACTATGGAAAAACTGCCAATGTGTGAGTTTTGTAAAAGTGAATACGAAGATCCCAAAAATAGGCGTTTTCATGCACAACCTATTAGTTGTCCTAAATGTAAAATAGATATTTTTTTGAAAAATAAAAAGGGCGAAGTTTTAGCCCACGATGAAAAGGCTTTTAAAAAATGTGCTAAGCTTTTAAAACAAGGTAAAATTTTAGCCATCAAAGGAATGGGCGGCTTTCATTTGATGTGCGATGCCTTTAATGAAAATGCTTTAAAAGAATTAAGACTTAGAAAAAATCGCCCTAAAAAGCCCTTTGCTTTGATGTGTGAGAATATAGATGAGGCTAAAAAGCTTTGTTTTATTGATGAAAACGAAGAAAAACTTTTAAAATCTATTTTAGCGCCTATTGTGATTTTAAAAGCCAAAAAAGCTTTTTCTTTAATCGCACCTGATGTTGATAAACTGGGCATTACGTTAGCTTATACTCCGCTTCATCTTTTACTTTTTAAACATTTTAAAGGCGTTTTAGTCGCTACAAGTGCAAATTTAAGTGGTGAAAGTATTATAAAAGATGAGAAAAATTTACTTTTAAAACTTGGCAATGTTTTTGATTTTTATTTAGACTATAATAGAGAAATTCATAATGCAAGCGATGATAGCATAGTGCAAGTGATAGATGGAAAAACTATGTTTTTACGCACCTCAAGGGGTTTAAATCCTATGTATTTGGATTTTAAAAGTGAAAAAAAAGGCACTTTTTTAGCTTTGGGGGCTGAGCTTAAAAATGAATTTGTGATTTTTTATGAAAATAAACTTTTACTTTCTCCTTATATAGGGGATTTAAAAAGTGTTGATGTGTATGAGAGATTTTTTTCTTTGCTTGATTTTTTTAAACAAAGTTATGATTTAAAATTTGATCAAATTCTTTGTGATAAGCACCCAAATTTTAGCTATGCAAAAGAATTTCAAAATACTTATAAAATTCAGCACCATTATGCACATTTTTGTGCTGTTTATTTTGAGTATGAAAAAGAATTTATCAAAGATGAAAAAGCACTTGGTTTTATCTTTGATGGCACGGGTTATGGCGATGATAAAAGTATTTGGGGTGGTGAAATTTTCAAAGCTAATTTAAAAGAATATGAAAGAATTGCGCATTTTAAAAGCTTTAAACTTATTAATAGCGATATAAAAAATATACAAAATTTAGCCTTAAGTCTTATTTGGGCGTATGATTTAGAAGAAAAAGCTTCGCATTTTTTAGCAAAAATTCCTAAAATAAAACTAGAAAATCTTAAGAAAATTTATGAAAGTTCTACACTTCAAACAAGTTCTTTAGGACGCATAATTGACGCTTTTGGGAGTATAGTTTTTGATATAGAAAAAATTTCTTACGAAGCACAAATTGGCTTAATGTGTGAAGCATTTTATGATGAAAATTTAAACTTTTCTTATGAAATTTTGATTAAAGATGGAGAAATTGATTTTAAAGAATTAATCATCGGAGCTTTAAAAGATGATAAAATAAAGGCAATTACAGGAATGTTTAATGCCTTGGCAAATTTCATTGTGGAATTTAGTAAAAATTATGATTTAAAAGTACTTTTAAGTGGCGGAGTTTTTCAAAATAAAACCTTGCTTGAAATTTTAAAAGCTAAAAATTTTAACTTTTTTGTGCCTTTAAAATTTCCTTGTAATGATAGTTCCATAGCCTTAGGACAAATGGTGCATTTTTTAAAAAAGGATTAA
- a CDS encoding rhomboid family intramembrane serine protease, which yields MAVIVLIAINILCFLLISSAYNAYFGLNLLMLEKAYYWQVLSSMFIHANLTHLILNMMVLYQFGTILERWLGAMKFFVLYFLGGLLCSLLSFVYIYFEFTMTQEVVNVVGASGAICVLMGYYAFLDKNSLKGLLIAILLISFLPLLMGVNIAWYGHIFGFVCGYILARIGFLQRR from the coding sequence ATGGCGGTCATTGTTTTAATTGCTATAAATATTTTATGTTTTTTACTTATTTCTAGTGCTTATAATGCTTATTTTGGTCTAAATCTTTTAATGCTTGAAAAGGCTTATTATTGGCAAGTTTTAAGCTCTATGTTTATCCATGCAAATTTAACTCATTTGATTTTAAATATGATGGTTTTGTATCAATTTGGCACCATTTTAGAAAGATGGCTTGGAGCTATGAAATTTTTTGTTTTGTATTTTTTGGGTGGTTTATTGTGTTCTTTGCTGAGTTTTGTTTATATTTATTTTGAATTTACAATGACTCAAGAAGTTGTTAATGTTGTTGGAGCTAGTGGGGCAATTTGTGTTTTGATGGGTTATTATGCTTTTTTAGATAAGAATAGCTTAAAAGGTTTGCTTATTGCCATTTTACTGATAAGCTTTTTGCCTTTGTTAATGGGTGTTAATATTGCTTGGTATGGGCATATTTTTGGTTTTGTTTGTGGATATATTTTGGCTAGAATTGGTTTTTTGCAACGAAGATAA
- the mrdA gene encoding penicillin-binding protein 2: MRMRVVIIFIIIFFILLLSRIYYLSIKSNVYYEEMAQQNAIKTQFLAPVRGEISDANGKLLATNDLGFSISIKPYLSLRKSSYALLQHEIEELTNTFKDLNATVLYRTYKKNDSYYNQDYVEVVDFIDYATMIPHFSRLNLRENIRIKPAVKRQYPYKALASHIIGYVGKVSLNDISENEIAKLTNYIGKSGVELYYNEVLQGEKGVRQVKVNALNQELGELFYKQANSKDIQLSIDIELQEYLAKLFSDNAGTAIVMNLEDGSILAAGSFPEYDLNPFVTGISVAEWKKLSNSLDHPFTNKLVNGLYPPGSVVKMGVGLSFMGQENINASTQFFCSGSIELGGRNFRCWNRAGHKQVDLKSAIKGSCDVYFYEAGLRVGIDQISSMMSRIGFGVKTGVDLPNEFVGTVPSREWKMLKFNQPWYQGETLNTSIGQGNFLVTPMQVAKYTAAIAKGVEITPTLLKSIDNNLTQSKQKEEIFNVFEKSQLPLIRQAMYEVANEQGGTAYRYYKDLPLTVAAKTGTAQVVGFSQAEKQRIKEEDFKYYLRSHAWITSYAPYQNPKYVVTVLVEHGGRSLSAGPISAKIYEKLIEMGYLQRKN; this comes from the coding sequence ATGAGAATGCGCGTAGTGATAATTTTTATTATCATATTTTTTATTTTGCTTTTATCAAGAATTTATTACTTAAGCATTAAATCAAATGTATATTATGAAGAAATGGCGCAACAAAACGCTATTAAAACACAGTTTCTTGCTCCAGTGCGAGGTGAAATCTCGGATGCAAATGGCAAACTTTTAGCGACCAATGATTTGGGTTTTAGTATCTCAATTAAGCCATATTTAAGTTTAAGAAAGTCTTCGTATGCTCTTTTACAACATGAGATCGAGGAGCTAACAAATACTTTTAAAGATTTAAATGCTACTGTGCTTTATAGAACCTATAAAAAAAATGACTCTTATTATAATCAAGATTATGTAGAAGTTGTAGATTTTATAGATTATGCGACTATGATACCGCATTTTTCAAGATTGAATTTAAGGGAAAATATCAGAATAAAACCAGCCGTAAAAAGACAATATCCCTATAAGGCTTTAGCTAGTCATATCATTGGTTATGTTGGTAAAGTAAGCTTAAATGATATTAGCGAAAATGAAATTGCTAAACTGACTAATTACATTGGAAAAAGTGGGGTAGAGCTTTATTATAACGAAGTTTTGCAAGGTGAAAAAGGAGTAAGGCAAGTTAAGGTAAATGCTTTAAATCAAGAGCTTGGGGAGCTTTTTTATAAACAGGCTAATTCAAAAGATATACAATTAAGCATTGATATAGAGTTACAAGAATATCTTGCTAAACTTTTTTCAGATAACGCTGGAACAGCCATTGTAATGAATTTAGAAGATGGTAGCATTTTAGCAGCAGGGAGTTTCCCAGAATACGATCTAAACCCTTTTGTTACAGGAATTTCTGTAGCCGAGTGGAAAAAGCTATCCAATAGCCTTGATCATCCTTTTACCAATAAATTAGTCAATGGTCTTTATCCTCCTGGTTCGGTTGTGAAAATGGGTGTGGGTTTATCTTTTATGGGACAAGAAAATATTAATGCCTCTACCCAATTTTTTTGTTCAGGCTCTATAGAGCTTGGTGGCAGAAATTTTAGATGTTGGAATCGTGCAGGACATAAACAAGTAGATTTAAAATCTGCCATTAAGGGAAGTTGTGATGTATATTTTTATGAGGCTGGACTTAGGGTTGGCATTGATCAAATCAGCTCCATGATGAGTCGCATAGGTTTTGGGGTAAAAACTGGAGTAGATTTGCCTAATGAATTTGTGGGAACCGTACCAAGTAGAGAATGGAAAATGCTTAAATTTAATCAACCTTGGTATCAAGGAGAAACTTTAAATACTAGCATAGGACAGGGTAATTTTTTGGTTACTCCTATGCAAGTGGCAAAATATACCGCTGCTATAGCTAAAGGCGTAGAGATTACTCCTACTTTACTTAAAAGTATTGATAATAATTTAACTCAAAGTAAGCAAAAAGAAGAAATTTTCAATGTTTTTGAAAAGTCCCAACTTCCGCTTATCAGACAGGCTATGTATGAAGTGGCAAATGAGCAAGGTGGCACAGCCTATCGCTATTATAAAGATCTTCCTTTAACTGTAGCAGCCAAAACAGGAACAGCCCAAGTGGTTGGATTTTCTCAAGCCGAAAAACAAAGGATAAAAGAAGAAGATTTTAAATATTATTTAAGATCGCATGCGTGGATTACAAGTTATGCACCTTATCAAAATCCTAAATATGTAGTTACTGTTCTTGTCGAACATGGAGGACGCAGTCTTTCTGCAGGTCCTATAAGTGCTAAAATTTATGAAAAACTCATTGAAATGGGTTATTTACAAAGGAAAAATTAA
- the yihA gene encoding ribosome biogenesis GTP-binding protein YihA/YsxC — translation MILSAKFITSAPKFTYELLSSHSQVAFLGRSNVGKSSLINALCKQKQLAKSSSVPGKTQLINFFEVLCKKEEKFSLIFVDLPGFGYAKVSKNLKEIWNKNLDEFLKLQTSIKLFVHLIDCRHFDLDIDTEVDIYLKSFLREDQEILKVFTKIDKLNQSQKAKLKKLYPDSLFVSNSKKIGLEILEKTIIDKALGL, via the coding sequence ATGATTTTAAGTGCCAAATTTATCACTTCAGCACCAAAATTTACTTATGAGCTTTTAAGTTCTCATTCTCAAGTGGCTTTTTTGGGGCGTTCTAATGTTGGAAAAAGCTCTTTAATTAATGCCTTGTGCAAACAAAAACAATTGGCTAAAAGTTCAAGCGTTCCAGGTAAAACCCAGCTTATAAATTTTTTTGAAGTTTTATGTAAAAAAGAGGAAAAATTTTCTTTAATTTTTGTGGATTTACCAGGATTTGGTTATGCAAAAGTTTCGAAAAATTTAAAAGAAATTTGGAATAAAAATTTAGATGAATTTTTAAAGCTTCAAACCAGCATTAAGCTTTTTGTGCATTTGATAGATTGTAGGCATTTTGATTTAGATATCGACACAGAAGTTGATATTTACTTAAAAAGCTTTCTTCGAGAAGATCAAGAAATTCTTAAGGTTTTTACTAAAATAGATAAATTAAATCAAAGTCAAAAAGCCAAGCTTAAAAAATTATATCCAGATTCTTTATTTGTATCAAATTCAAAGAAAATAGGATTGGAAATTCTGGAAAAAACCATTATTGATAAGGCTTTGGGCTTATGA